In one Arachis duranensis cultivar V14167 chromosome 9, aradu.V14167.gnm2.J7QH, whole genome shotgun sequence genomic region, the following are encoded:
- the LOC127739620 gene encoding cyclase-like protein 2, with protein sequence MDSVLVLAFLCAALSLWYIAAAAPPHAAADFTAYPTIPGTEDVSVAGANSILIPPRREVYDDGRIFDISHRYVPDMPVWDSKDGLGNDFLWLLKSIKNGSLANNSAMKLGVHTGTHVDAPGHFYDNYFDAGFDVDTLDLQVLNGLALLVDVPRDKNLTAEVMKSLDIPRGVRRVLFRTLNTDRRLMFKKEFDTSYVGFKEDGAKWLVENTDIKLVGIDYLSVAAYDHSAPSHLVFLESRVRSYVSSLTANKLTLLLWVKTKSEEKLQIRSCWPNLSDHRIIHKLLINFLLSLSNKLLACCF encoded by the exons ATGGACTCTGTTTTGGTACTTGCGTTTCTGTGCGCAGCACTTTCTCTATGGTACATCGCAGCTGCTGCACCTCCACATGCAGCGGCAGACTTCACCGCTTATCCTACCATCCCCGGCACCGAAGACGTCTCAGTCGCTGGAGCCAACTCCATCCTCATCCCTCCGCGCCGAGAAGTCTACGATGACGGCAGAATCTTCGACATCAGCCACAGGTACGTGCCGGATATGCCGGTTTGGGATTCCAAGGACGGCCTCGGCAACGACTTCCTCTGGCTTCTCAAGAGCATCAAGAACGGTTCCCTCGCTAACAACTCCGCCATGAAGCTCGGCGTTCACACCGGCACTCACGTCGACGCTCCTGGCCACTTCTACGATAATTACTTCGACGCTGGCTTCGATGTCGATACTCTTGACTTACAGGTCCTCAATG GTCTCGCTCTGTTGGTTGATGTTCCTAGGGATAAAAACCTTACCG CTGAAGTTATGAAGTCTTTAGATATCCCCAGAGGTGTTCGCCGTGTGCTATTCAGAACCTTAAATACTGACAG GCGGCTCATGTTTAAGAAGGAATTTGACACCAGTTATGTGGGATTCAAGGAAGATGGAGCAAAATGGCTTGTGGAGAACACTGACATCAAACTTGTAG GGATTGATTATTTGTCAGTTGCTGCTTATGATCACTCAGCTCCATCTCATCTTGTTTTCCTGGAAAGCAGGGTAAGAAGTTATGTGTCTAGCCTCACTGCTAATAAGCTAACTTTATTATTATGGGTCAAAACAAAAAGTGAAGAAAAGCTACAAATAAGATCTTGTTGGCCAAATTTGTCTGACCACAGGATAATTCATAAGCTTCTTATTAATTTCCTTTTGTCATTATCCAATAAGTTGCTAGCATGTTGTTTTTAG